From Cellulosimicrobium cellulans, the proteins below share one genomic window:
- a CDS encoding helix-turn-helix domain-containing protein, which translates to MAQRFLTLADVTDELNISAAQAYALVRSGELPAIQVGGRGQWRVEVSELEAYIQRMYAQTRQRIEAGDFDG; encoded by the coding sequence ATGGCCCAGCGGTTCCTCACCCTCGCCGACGTCACGGACGAGCTCAACATCTCGGCGGCGCAGGCGTACGCGCTCGTCCGCTCCGGGGAGCTCCCCGCGATCCAGGTGGGCGGCCGGGGGCAGTGGCGCGTCGAGGTCAGCGAGCTCGAGGCGTACATCCAGCGGATGTACGCCCAGACGCGCCAACGCATCGAGGCCGGCGACTTCGACGGCTGA
- the secA gene encoding preprotein translocase subunit SecA, with protein MPSILDKVLRIGEGRILKKLSGLADQVNKLEPGFEDLTDEELREETDRFKARLEAGETLDDLLPEAFAAVREASRRTLGQRHFDVQLMGGAALHLGNIAEMKTGEGKTLVATTAAYLNALEGKGVHVVTVNDYLAKYQSELMGRVYRFLGLTTGVILSGQTPAQRREEYAADITYGTNNEFGFDYLRDNMAWSTDDLVQRGHHFAIVDEVDSILIDEARTPLIISGPASGDTNRWFGEFAKVVRRLNQGADYEVDEKKRTVGVLEPGIEKVEDYLGIDNLYESLNTPLIGFLNNAIKAKELFKRDKDYVVLNGEVMIVDEHTGRILPGRRYNEGMHQAIEAKEGVQIKAENQTLATITLQNYFRLYSKLSGMTGTADTEAAEFQGTYKLGVVPIPTNRPMQRVDQADLVYKNEEGKFDAVVADIVERHAQGQPVLVGTTSVEKSELLSSKLKKQGVPHEVLNAKQHEREASIVALAGRKGAVTVATNMAGRGTDIMLGGNAEFMAVADLAARGLDAAENPEEYEAAWPDALEKAKAAVAAEHDEVRELGGLYVLGTERHESRRIDNQLRGRSGRQGDPGESRFYLSMQDDLMRLFNSTLAESMMNRAGFPDDVPLESKMVTRGIASAQGQVESRNFEIRKNVLKYDDVLSRQRTVIYDERRRVLEGEDLHEQVQHFLTDVVTAYVEGATAEGNPEHWDLDALWTAIKAVFPISISPEEVVEQAGGETRLSQDLLLEEILSDARIAYQNREEQLGSANMRQLERRVTLSVLDRKWREHLYEMDYLKEGIGLRAMAQRDPLVEYQREGFQLFQAMTEAIKEETVGYLFNLEVKVAEPGAADPAQSPAISVAAAAQAAQSAAGQALGGAAGAASAGAVAGLAAAAQQAAAPTQDAPVTDAPVEDAPATADAPAQEAPVEDAPVEAEPVPATAPAAFGGPSGDRPGTLIAKGLDGPDRQVPLSYSAPSEDGTGQAVVSGDAGRRSRRALHGEASAVESDGRTFPGTPRNAQCPCGSGKKYKVCHGQNEE; from the coding sequence GTGCCTTCGATCCTCGACAAGGTCCTTCGCATCGGCGAGGGCCGGATCCTCAAGAAGCTGTCCGGCCTCGCCGACCAGGTCAACAAGCTCGAGCCGGGCTTCGAGGATCTCACCGACGAGGAGCTGCGGGAGGAGACCGACCGCTTCAAGGCGCGCCTCGAGGCGGGCGAGACCCTCGACGACCTGCTCCCCGAGGCGTTCGCCGCGGTGCGCGAGGCGTCGCGTCGCACGCTCGGCCAGCGGCACTTCGACGTCCAGCTCATGGGCGGTGCGGCGCTGCACCTCGGCAACATCGCCGAGATGAAGACCGGTGAGGGCAAGACGCTCGTCGCGACCACGGCCGCGTACCTCAACGCGCTCGAGGGCAAGGGCGTGCACGTCGTCACGGTCAACGACTACCTGGCGAAGTACCAGAGCGAGCTCATGGGCCGCGTCTACCGCTTCCTCGGCCTCACGACGGGCGTGATCCTGTCCGGCCAGACGCCCGCGCAGCGCCGCGAGGAGTACGCCGCGGACATCACGTACGGCACGAACAACGAGTTCGGCTTCGACTACCTGCGCGACAACATGGCGTGGTCCACGGACGACCTCGTGCAGCGCGGCCACCACTTCGCGATCGTCGACGAGGTCGACTCGATCCTGATCGACGAGGCGCGCACGCCGCTCATCATCTCGGGTCCCGCGTCGGGCGACACGAACCGCTGGTTCGGCGAGTTCGCGAAGGTCGTGCGGCGCCTGAACCAGGGGGCGGACTACGAGGTCGACGAGAAGAAGCGCACCGTCGGCGTGCTCGAGCCGGGTATCGAGAAGGTCGAGGACTACCTCGGCATCGACAACCTCTACGAGTCGCTGAACACGCCGCTCATCGGGTTCCTCAACAACGCCATCAAGGCGAAGGAGCTCTTCAAGCGCGACAAGGACTACGTCGTGCTGAACGGCGAGGTCATGATCGTCGACGAGCACACGGGGCGCATCCTGCCCGGCCGCCGGTACAACGAGGGCATGCACCAGGCCATCGAGGCCAAGGAGGGCGTGCAGATCAAGGCGGAGAACCAGACGCTCGCCACGATCACGCTCCAGAACTACTTCCGCCTGTACTCCAAGCTCTCGGGCATGACCGGTACCGCGGACACGGAGGCGGCCGAGTTCCAGGGCACCTACAAGCTCGGCGTGGTGCCGATCCCGACGAACCGGCCGATGCAGCGCGTCGACCAGGCGGACCTCGTGTACAAGAACGAGGAGGGCAAGTTCGACGCGGTCGTCGCGGACATCGTCGAGCGCCACGCGCAGGGCCAGCCGGTGCTCGTCGGCACGACGAGCGTCGAGAAGTCCGAGCTGCTGTCGTCCAAGCTCAAGAAGCAGGGCGTGCCGCACGAGGTCCTCAACGCGAAGCAGCACGAGCGCGAGGCCTCGATCGTCGCGCTGGCGGGCCGCAAGGGCGCCGTCACGGTCGCGACGAACATGGCCGGTCGCGGTACCGACATCATGCTCGGCGGCAACGCCGAGTTCATGGCGGTCGCGGACCTCGCGGCGCGCGGCCTCGACGCCGCGGAGAACCCGGAGGAGTACGAGGCCGCCTGGCCCGACGCGCTCGAGAAGGCGAAGGCCGCGGTCGCGGCGGAGCACGACGAGGTCCGTGAGCTCGGTGGCCTCTACGTGCTCGGCACCGAGCGCCACGAGTCCCGCCGCATCGACAACCAGCTCCGTGGTCGTTCCGGCCGTCAGGGTGACCCGGGCGAGTCCCGGTTCTACCTGTCGATGCAGGACGACCTCATGCGCCTGTTCAACTCGACCCTCGCCGAGTCGATGATGAACCGCGCAGGGTTCCCGGACGACGTGCCGCTCGAGTCGAAGATGGTCACGCGCGGCATCGCGAGCGCGCAGGGCCAGGTCGAGTCGCGCAACTTCGAGATCCGCAAGAACGTCCTCAAGTACGACGACGTCCTGTCGCGCCAGCGCACCGTCATCTACGACGAGCGCCGCCGCGTGCTCGAGGGCGAGGACCTGCACGAGCAGGTGCAGCACTTCCTCACCGACGTCGTCACCGCGTACGTCGAGGGTGCCACGGCCGAGGGCAACCCGGAGCACTGGGACCTGGACGCCCTGTGGACCGCGATCAAGGCCGTCTTCCCCATCTCGATCTCGCCGGAGGAGGTCGTCGAGCAGGCGGGCGGGGAGACCCGGCTCTCCCAGGACCTGCTCCTCGAGGAGATCCTCTCCGACGCCCGCATCGCCTACCAGAACCGCGAGGAGCAGCTCGGCTCGGCGAACATGCGCCAGCTCGAGCGGCGCGTGACGCTCTCGGTCCTGGACCGCAAGTGGCGCGAGCACCTCTACGAGATGGACTACCTCAAGGAGGGCATCGGGCTGCGCGCGATGGCGCAGCGCGACCCGCTCGTCGAGTACCAGCGCGAGGGCTTCCAGCTCTTCCAGGCGATGACCGAGGCCATCAAGGAGGAGACGGTCGGGTACCTCTTCAACCTCGAGGTCAAGGTCGCTGAGCCGGGTGCGGCCGACCCCGCCCAGTCCCCGGCGATCTCCGTCGCGGCGGCGGCCCAGGCCGCGCAGTCGGCGGCGGGCCAGGCGCTCGGCGGTGCGGCGGGTGCGGCCTCGGCGGGCGCGGTCGCCGGTCTCGCGGCGGCGGCCCAGCAGGCGGCTGCTCCGACGCAGGACGCCCCTGTGACGGACGCTCCCGTCGAGGACGCCCCGGCGACGGCCGACGCCCCGGCCCAGGAAGCTCCGGTCGAGGACGCTCCGGTCGAGGCCGAGCCGGTCCCGGCGACGGCCCCGGCGGCGTTCGGCGGCCCGAGCGGCGATCGCCCCGGAACGCTCATCGCCAAGGGCCTGGACGGCCCCGACCGGCAGGTCCCGCTGTCGTACAGCGCGCCGAGCGAGGACGGCACCGGTCAGGCCGTCGTGTCCGGCGACGCGGGTCGACGCTCGCGCCGGGCGCTGCACGGCGAGGCGAGCGCGGTCGAGAGCGACGGGCGCACGTTCCCCGGGACGCCGCGCAACGCGCAGTGCCCGTGCGGCTCGGGCAAGAAGTACAAGGTCTGCCACGGTCAGAACGAGGAGTGA
- a CDS encoding AAA family ATPase: protein MSGATTVATVLCAVRGAREAEVVTTLAAPGLQVTRRCADVVELLAAAAAGAGRVAVVSCDLPALDRQAVVDLHAHDVRVVALAPGGTWEEGRVRAYGVDAVVDLDAAPDALCDVVRSVLPPRAAATGAPGVPRPVVGTGAAAPGREPRRGRTVAVWGPTGAPGRTTVATNLAAELAGAPPARRARPPRRERRAADVDVPAGVLPSPEAEVLLVDADTYGGSVAQRLGLLDESPGLAAAARSAGQGALDAAGLVALAPTVLPRVRVLTGLTRAARWPELPGASLDAVWEVARSVADWTVVDCGFGIERDELLTYDTRAPQRNDATWSALAAADVVVVVGAGDPVGLQRLVRALDELAETGACVGAARVVVVNRVRSSAVGPRPERAVRDAMARYASVDDLHVVPEDGAVDLGLREGRTLAESAPASPARRALARLGAHVREAAPPGRGAAHRLALEAAH, encoded by the coding sequence GTGAGCGGGGCGACGACGGTCGCGACCGTCCTGTGCGCGGTCCGCGGTGCGCGCGAGGCCGAGGTGGTCACCACGCTCGCCGCCCCCGGGCTCCAGGTCACGCGGAGGTGCGCGGACGTCGTCGAGCTGCTCGCCGCGGCCGCGGCGGGTGCGGGGCGGGTCGCCGTCGTGTCGTGCGACCTGCCGGCGCTGGACCGGCAGGCGGTCGTCGACCTGCACGCCCACGACGTCCGGGTCGTCGCGCTCGCCCCGGGCGGGACGTGGGAGGAGGGACGGGTGCGGGCCTACGGCGTCGACGCGGTCGTCGACCTGGACGCCGCCCCGGACGCGCTGTGCGACGTCGTCCGCTCCGTCCTGCCGCCGCGCGCGGCGGCCACGGGCGCCCCCGGCGTCCCCCGGCCGGTCGTCGGCACCGGTGCGGCGGCCCCAGGGCGGGAACCCCGCCGTGGGCGGACCGTCGCCGTGTGGGGGCCGACCGGTGCACCCGGTCGCACGACCGTGGCGACAAACCTCGCCGCGGAGCTCGCGGGAGCGCCGCCGGCGCGGCGCGCTCGTCCGCCGCGCCGGGAGCGGCGCGCCGCCGACGTGGACGTCCCGGCCGGCGTCCTGCCGTCGCCCGAGGCGGAGGTCCTGCTCGTCGACGCCGACACGTACGGCGGGAGCGTCGCGCAGCGCCTCGGTCTGCTCGACGAGTCACCGGGGCTGGCCGCGGCCGCCCGCAGCGCGGGTCAGGGCGCGCTCGACGCCGCGGGGCTGGTCGCGCTGGCGCCGACGGTCCTGCCGCGGGTCCGGGTGCTCACGGGCCTGACCCGGGCGGCCCGCTGGCCGGAGCTTCCCGGGGCGTCGCTCGACGCCGTGTGGGAGGTCGCGCGGTCCGTCGCGGACTGGACGGTCGTCGACTGCGGCTTCGGGATCGAGCGGGACGAGCTCCTGACGTACGACACCCGTGCCCCGCAGCGCAACGACGCGACGTGGAGCGCGCTCGCCGCCGCGGACGTCGTGGTCGTCGTCGGCGCGGGCGACCCCGTCGGGCTCCAGCGCCTCGTCCGTGCGCTCGACGAGCTCGCCGAGACGGGCGCGTGCGTCGGTGCGGCGCGCGTCGTCGTGGTGAACCGCGTGCGCTCGAGCGCGGTCGGGCCCCGGCCGGAGCGAGCGGTGCGTGACGCGATGGCCCGCTACGCGAGCGTCGACGACCTCCACGTCGTCCCCGAGGACGGTGCGGTCGACCTCGGCCTCCGGGAGGGCCGGACGCTCGCGGAGTCGGCCCCCGCGAGCCCCGCCCGCCGCGCCCTCGCGCGGCTCGGCGCGCACGTGCGGGAGGCGGCACCTCCCGGGCGTGGTGCGGCGCACCGACTCGCGCTGGAGGCGGCACACTGA
- a CDS encoding LysM peptidoglycan-binding domain-containing protein, producing the protein MDRRTAVPARAGGIAVLLALLLVMSGAVTALSLRAEHLAGTLSGARPEPYVELLAVALGAVAATWVGVSALLGLGCVVVRAVGRSWGAGERLVLRVAPAVVRRAVRAGVGLTVGAGLVLAGGTAQAATTPDADPGVVAVDLGWQTSASAPEPAAPAEPAPHPTDASVPAPSHAPSVPTSATAQPAPAVTVPVPESPDPATTATTAPAAPSTPPGAPDAPSTAPTPPSTPAAASAPDRATAPGTAPTAGTSAPARAPQAPSAAAAQRDAALTVVRDVAADGPREVVVVRGDSLWSIAARHLPDGASDAQVADAVQRWYAANAEVVGDDPDLVRPGQVLVAPSS; encoded by the coding sequence ATGGACCGTCGCACCGCCGTACCCGCACGAGCCGGGGGGATCGCCGTCCTCCTCGCGCTCCTCCTCGTCATGAGCGGCGCCGTGACGGCGCTCTCGCTCCGCGCTGAGCACCTCGCCGGCACCCTCTCCGGCGCCCGCCCGGAGCCCTACGTGGAGCTTCTCGCGGTGGCGCTCGGCGCCGTGGCAGCCACCTGGGTGGGCGTCAGCGCGCTCCTCGGCCTGGGCTGCGTCGTCGTGCGTGCCGTGGGTCGATCGTGGGGAGCCGGAGAACGGCTCGTCCTGCGCGTGGCGCCGGCCGTCGTCCGCCGGGCCGTGCGGGCCGGCGTGGGGCTGACCGTGGGGGCGGGCCTCGTCCTCGCCGGAGGGACCGCGCAGGCCGCCACGACCCCCGACGCCGACCCCGGCGTCGTGGCGGTCGACCTGGGGTGGCAGACCTCGGCGTCCGCCCCCGAGCCGGCCGCACCCGCGGAGCCCGCTCCGCACCCGACGGACGCGTCTGTCCCCGCGCCCTCGCACGCCCCCTCCGTGCCGACGTCGGCCACCGCCCAGCCGGCGCCCGCGGTCACCGTCCCGGTCCCGGAGTCGCCCGACCCCGCGACCACCGCGACCACCGCGCCGGCCGCACCGTCGACACCACCGGGCGCCCCGGACGCTCCGAGTACCGCACCGACCCCGCCGTCGACCCCCGCCGCGGCCTCGGCCCCGGACCGGGCGACGGCCCCGGGCACCGCGCCGACTGCGGGCACCTCCGCGCCCGCACGTGCACCGCAGGCCCCGAGCGCCGCGGCCGCGCAGCGTGACGCGGCACTCACGGTGGTGCGTGACGTCGCGGCGGACGGGCCGCGCGAGGTCGTCGTCGTGCGCGGCGACTCGCTCTGGTCGATCGCCGCACGCCACCTGCCGGACGGCGCGTCCGACGCGCAGGTCGCCGACGCGGTGCAGCGCTGGTACGCCGCGAACGCCGAGGTCGTCGGCGACGACCCCGACCTCGTCCGCCCCGGCCAGGTGCTCGTCGCACCGAGCTCCTGA
- a CDS encoding Rv3235 family protein: protein MTAPLLTAADVRPATDVAAPSHRRAAAPASPELPARPARSTSVPAEPPARLLRCVGERLVPTMDLTDVTTARAPQHVVRGRPLAPPTAPLPLPDPTALCCAVVRAAVEVVRGERTVGQLARWVSPEIYETLARRSRLVADGPRPTTTRPVAVRRARVLRIGDGVAEGTVVVEDGDRVRAAAARLEARRGTWRVVALEIG, encoded by the coding sequence ATGACCGCTCCCCTGCTGACCGCCGCGGACGTCCGGCCCGCGACCGACGTCGCCGCCCCGTCGCACCGTCGTGCTGCTGCCCCCGCGTCGCCCGAGCTGCCCGCGCGACCCGCCCGCTCCACGAGCGTGCCCGCCGAGCCGCCCGCCCGCCTGCTGCGCTGCGTCGGCGAGCGCCTCGTCCCGACGATGGACCTGACGGACGTCACGACCGCACGGGCACCGCAGCACGTCGTGCGGGGCCGCCCCCTCGCACCCCCGACCGCACCGCTCCCGCTCCCGGACCCGACGGCCCTGTGCTGCGCCGTCGTGCGGGCCGCCGTCGAGGTCGTCCGCGGCGAGCGCACCGTGGGCCAGCTCGCCCGGTGGGTGTCGCCCGAGATCTACGAGACGCTCGCCCGGCGGTCGCGTCTCGTCGCCGACGGCCCACGCCCGACGACGACGCGGCCCGTCGCCGTGCGCCGCGCCCGCGTGCTGCGGATCGGCGACGGCGTCGCGGAGGGCACCGTCGTGGTCGAGGACGGCGACCGCGTCCGGGCCGCGGCGGCGCGGCTCGAGGCGCGCCGCGGCACGTGGCGCGTGGTCGCGCTCGAGATCGGGTGA
- a CDS encoding winged helix-turn-helix domain-containing protein, which produces MSLSQARRVALAAQGLHRERPYDGTGGRAPTMRQVQGVIDRLGLLQIDSVNVLARAHLMPLYARLGPYDTALLDRAAGRAPRRLVETWAHVASYVPPSTWPLLEWRRRRYRTEAWGTISAVEMSHSEAVEDVRRLVTERGPITASEVHEILEAEGRAHPRDRSQWGWNWTVAKRALEFLFFTGEITSARRNGAFERCYDLTERVLPPAVLAAPPVTDADAVRALLEIGARAHGVGTLRCFKDYFRLRGPAVRTAFDELVEAGTLRPVTVRGWDEPTYLHADAALPRRATATTLLNPFDPLVFERTRLERLFDVHYRIEIYVPAPKRVHGYYVLPFLEGEDLTARVDLKADRRAGVLRVLSAHREQAAGEGTAARLAAELRVLGGWLGVPEVDVAPSGDLAPALAAEVAAA; this is translated from the coding sequence ATGTCCCTGTCCCAGGCGCGCCGCGTCGCGCTCGCCGCGCAGGGGCTGCACCGCGAGCGTCCGTACGACGGGACGGGCGGGCGGGCCCCGACGATGCGGCAGGTCCAGGGGGTGATCGACCGCCTCGGGCTGCTGCAGATCGACTCGGTGAACGTGCTCGCGCGGGCGCACCTCATGCCGCTGTACGCGCGCCTCGGCCCGTACGACACGGCGCTGCTGGACCGCGCGGCGGGTCGTGCCCCGCGCCGGCTCGTGGAGACGTGGGCGCACGTCGCGTCGTACGTCCCGCCCAGCACGTGGCCGCTGCTGGAGTGGCGCCGCCGTCGGTACCGGACGGAGGCGTGGGGGACCATCAGCGCGGTCGAGATGAGCCACTCCGAGGCCGTGGAGGACGTGCGCCGCCTCGTCACCGAGCGCGGCCCGATCACGGCGAGCGAGGTGCACGAGATCCTGGAGGCCGAGGGCCGGGCGCACCCGCGGGACCGGTCCCAGTGGGGCTGGAACTGGACCGTCGCCAAGCGCGCGCTCGAGTTCCTGTTCTTCACCGGGGAGATCACGTCCGCGCGCCGCAACGGCGCGTTCGAGCGCTGCTACGACCTCACGGAACGCGTGCTGCCGCCGGCGGTCCTCGCGGCGCCGCCCGTCACGGACGCCGACGCCGTCCGGGCTCTCCTCGAGATCGGTGCGCGCGCGCACGGCGTGGGGACGCTGCGCTGCTTCAAGGACTACTTCCGGCTCCGCGGTCCCGCGGTGCGGACGGCGTTCGACGAGCTCGTCGAGGCCGGGACGCTGCGGCCGGTGACGGTGCGGGGCTGGGACGAGCCCACGTACCTGCACGCGGACGCCGCGCTCCCGCGTCGGGCGACGGCGACGACCCTGCTCAACCCGTTCGACCCGCTCGTGTTCGAGCGCACGCGGCTCGAGCGGCTGTTCGACGTGCACTACCGGATCGAGATCTACGTGCCGGCGCCCAAGCGGGTGCACGGCTACTACGTCCTGCCGTTCCTCGAGGGCGAGGACCTCACGGCGCGGGTGGACCTCAAGGCCGACCGGCGGGCGGGCGTCCTGCGCGTGCTGTCGGCGCACCGCGAGCAGGCGGCGGGAGAGGGGACGGCGGCGCGGCTCGCCGCGGAGCTCCGCGTGCTCGGGGGCTGGCTGGGGGTGCCCGAGGTCGACGTCGCGCCGTCGGGAGACCTGGCCCCGGCCCTGGCCGCCGAGGTGGCGGCCGCCTGA